The sequence below is a genomic window from Saccopteryx leptura isolate mSacLep1 chromosome 3, mSacLep1_pri_phased_curated, whole genome shotgun sequence.
agattttattcattcaatagattttagagagagagagaggaaggcgggatgggcaggagggaggaggagcaggaagaatcaactagTTGCTTCGTGTATGTGCAGATGGCCTGCTAGTCACAGCAGTCTGGACCAGGACCACATTAGGCCTCCTGCTTGGCTTCCCAGTTCAGTTCCTAGAGGAAAAAAGCAGAAGTTGAGCCTACTGTGCCTGAAGTAGTTTTCTCAGATTTGACAGTCAGATCAGTAGCCTACCTCCCTCCCTTGGCTCCGAGAGGCAGGAGCTTAAACTGAATTCAGTCTGTCTGGAAAGAGGCGTTAGCCTCACACTGTGCAGTATACGTTTATTGCTGCCCAGCATTTACCCAGCACTTGACCGAGGATTCTTACGTCTGTCTGTCAAGTACAGCAAAGTAAGGTTAAATGAGCTTCAGTCAAAATCTGGCCCAGCGAAGTTTAGGGGATTTATTTGAAaacactaaaaattaataaacaaaatggtatTATGCAGGATTCACTGGAAGGAAATACTCAAAGTTATTAGAGTAAACATACTGAGGTTTCCTGCACAGTTTGTAAATCTGCTCTGGGCTTTGCTTTTTCTTGGGATATCATTTGATTTTCTATGAATGTCTGTCACAGAATGTCTCTCAATTGGATCTCATTAattaaattgcaaaaaataattatttacctTGAGACTGTGGGaacaaatttggaaaaattttgttGTCAGTTCCAACAAGATGTAACTATCACATAAAGGAATGCCCATTCAAACTCTAGAAAGGTAGCCACTTAATACAGGTTCCTCCTAGTGTTCGAAAGCTTACATTAAGCCCCTTCACTTTTATGAAAGGCCCGTAGTAGTACCTGTTTTTTGCTAActaaaagaaatccaaaaaggATTTTCACTTTTAccaaaaaaaaggtgaagagtGAACATAGCGTTTAGCATTTGTCTGCAGCAAGCCATTCCCTGTAGGCCAGCATGTCCCTGTGCTGTGGGAGTGGTCCTACCCAGTGTCTGCCCCTAGAACCACCGTGGCATCACAGCCCTAAGCCGCCGCAGTGAGGAGCTGTGTCTGAGCATCCTGGAGGCACATTTTGGGGTCTGGGGATACCCaaaaatttttacatataaataaatggtaATTGATTCTTTGCTGTATGCCATTTTAGCTCATGAAAGGCTTCAGAGGAATCCTCAGAGACTTTCAGGTAGTGGGGGACACTTGTACTCAGAATAGCCTGGCTGAcctgggctttttaaaaaatcttataaaatatcTCATCTTTCTCTGATGTAATATTTactgataataaaatattgaacatACCATCAAGGATACTATGTTGTTTGGAAAACTATCTTTAATGCTCTGTTAAAGGTATGTGAATAAACATgggtaaacataatttttaagtattcatttatatatgtttaattaCTTAAAATTGGTGCGGAAAGTAGGTATGACTTGCCGTTTGAAGCTGATGATGAGGTTATTACCTGAGCATATTATTATGGGGGCGTCTTTGTATGAGACTGTAACAAAGTAGAAGActtaaaattagccctggccagatagctccgttggttagagcattgtgctgaatgaagcacagaggttgccagttcaatcctggtcaggatacGTACAGGAATAggttgatgtttttgtctctctctctctctctctccccctctactgctaaaatcaatgaattaaaaaaaaagaaaaagaagactaaaaTGTTAAAGAGTAACCGAACATTTTAACTTGACCTAGAAGACAAATTTATCACAgtagaaaaattatgaaaatgtgAAATAGTCAACACAATAATTGTTTCTCACATAAAGGTTTATTATAATCTGTTTTGTGGGAATGTTAAGTTGCTCTACAAGtttaagcaaaaataatatgaatGCTGCCTTCCAAAATAGATTTGTTGTTTACTTTCTGTGGGAAATatgccatttcttctttttttacattttcagggGACTGTAATCAAGGAAAGGCTGAAGTCAGACACACATGCATCTCACCTGTGCTCATTCAAGGGCTGTGCTGAAAAAGAGCTGGTACCAGTTATGTGTCCTTACTGTGAGAAGAATTTTTGCCTGAGGTGACAACTCAGACCATTCAAACTCTGCTTGTCTATTTAACTCGTATGCGAATACTTGAACTAGTGTCACTTTGTTGCTCATAGACACCGTCATCAGTCAGATCATGAATGTGAAAAACTGGAACTCCCGAAGCCTCGAATGGCTGCCACTCAGAAACTTGTTAAAGACATTATTGGCAAGTATcaagaaagcttgtttcattGCTTTCCTTATCACTGTATATTCTATTAGTATGTCTGCTTACATTGTTAAGAGCCCCAGTGGTCACAACTTGCAGTAGATTTTTATGACATTCTCACAGCTGTGTTTCTCACAAGGCCCACCTGCCCAGAGAAAATTGGGAAATTCTGTGGACGTTCTTTCCCAGATGTTCCTTTGCTGGGCCACTTAGATCAGCTGGTTAACCATCATGGCTAGAAGTGGTATTCAGGAGGCGAAGGCAGTGGTTTGCGGTCTCTGTGGACTAAACTTTAAGCCTTGTTGTCTGTCCTATGAATGCTGCTGATAATTGGAAGTAACAGGAGTCAGTGTATCTGTGACATAGACCAGTTTCCTGGCAACATGTTCAGCAGACTTCTTTCTCTGTTAAGGATACTACCTTTATTAGTATCTCCTATAACCAAATCTCTGTAGAAATTAGTGATTGGATTAAATAGGCTTAAGATGGAAAGAAGCACATAGCAGTGAGTTTTTGATGTGGAGGCTTCGCACATCAACCTCAGTAGTGTTTTCCCATTGGTAGTATAAATATAATACCTACACAATGAATGCTGTCTCTGTATGTCTCCATTGTGTATAATTTGTATGTTTCAGGACCATAATAAATAGCTAGTTATTAATAAAAGTCTGGGAAATGTAAACATTCTTGTGTGCTTATATGCTTAATCTTATTTCTTAGAGTCCAAGACAGAAGAGACAGCAAGTAAGCGACGGAAGGGCGCAAAAAATAGTGCAACAGCCATGAAGGTAGCGCTGATGAGATTAAAGATGCATGCTGAAGGAGATAAGTCGTTGCCACAGGTTGGTCTGAGAGACTGAGAAACGCAAACATTTAAGTAGAGTCAAAGCCCCTCTCTACTCCTGCCTCCCAGCTAACCTGAATCTGATGTGTACCATTCCTACTGTTGCATGGTGTATAGCTACAGAAATAAATGCTACATGGTTCAGTGAGATTTTTCACTTTACAAAAATGGCAGAGAACTATGTGGATCCTTctccaactcatttttttttctcacttggcATCATGTTTTTAGCATTTATCATATTAATGCATTTAGTATAGTTTGTTCATTGTGATAGCTGCATATTCCATGATAAGAATATACCATATTTACCATTCTCTTAATGAACAATATTCAGAATTTTTCCGAGATTTTTTGCTGTCGTAAATTGTTCAACAATGAATATCCTTGTGTGTAAGTAGGAACATTTCTCTAGAGCAGTCCCTTTAAAGCTTTATAAtatccattactttttttttacatcttataCAGTAACCCAGTATGAatgtatgtacatacatacatacatacatacctatcttaacacagtttAACTTAGCCTTAGAACGTATTATATATtctgattatttttgtttattttattttgaagattacTGATTTTCTAACCCCTGAAGGATTGAGCCCCTCAGATTGGAACACACTTCCCGGGGGATGTATCGAGAAATAGGAAAGCTGGTCACGGTTTGCTCATCTTCAGCTTTCTAGGGCATTGTCAGCTTTTCTCAGTGGCTATATtgactcctcctctcccccccttctgaGAGTTTCAGCGTTTCTTGCCAACACTGAGCATTATTCACTGTTACCAATCTGACAGATGTGAAGTTATAGCTCACTGAGGTTTAAAGTTAAGTTCCCCATTGACTACTGAGGTTCCGCGGCTTTGCATACATTTATTAGCTGTTGACTTTCTTCTGTGAATTATTTCTTCctatcctttgctcatttttcctttgtgtttgacacttttttttataggtttttaaaattctttagatGTGTTGCAACTATCTTCTCTCAGTTTGGGGTTTGTCTTCTCTCTAGTTTTGATCTCCTTAGTGGTCCAGAATTCTTAAATTAATACACTCAAATTTATTAATGATTCTTTTAAGATTTGTACTTTTCAAAATAAGTTAAGATAGtttcttatattttcctttaaaagttttattttatttgataattttgtTTAGCTCCTTCCATTTAGAATTTAATTGTATGAGGTAGAAGATTTCCACACACACCTCGAATGGATTACCCTATTGCCATAAGATATTGAGAGTTCATCCTTGTAATTACTCCTGTGTCACCCACCACATTGTTCTAAAAGTGTGGGACTAGTTTGGGAATCTCAATTCAGTTCCTCTTTTTCTATCTATTTTTGTATCAATAGCAGACAAGGTTGGGTGCGATCAGGGTAGTATGGCCTAGACTTTTTGCATCAATATCAAATTATTTTGTTATAGGTATGTAATAAGTGGGACAAGTCTCTCCTCCTTGTTTATTGCTCAGCTGTCTGTTCTTggtcatttattattttgtaaaaattttaggaTCACTTTGTCCTGTTTTGTGAAATCGTGATTGATAGGAATAATGCTGAGTTTGAATTAGAACAATTGACCTGTTAGAATTTTGACTCTTCTCATTCATGTTTATGGTCTGTCGTTCCCGTTTTTCTTTAggtcttcttttctgttttcagttAACATCTGTACTGCTTACAGTACCTATCTATATATCTTTTCTAAGGTGTTTCTTAGGCTCTTCATAATTTTGCTGCCATTTGtaaataataactttttattaatattttcttaattgtttattgctggTTGGTGTGTGTTGTCCTTCTATCCAGCAAAGAAACTTCTAATCGTTTCTATAGTTGGTAGATTTTAGGGGAGTGTTTTCTGTGCACTTATATTTCCTGCAAGTGACAGTtttgtgttttgggattcttttcttttttcaaataattgttttcctcttattataCCTCCTTTCCATCATTATTTGTCTTAATGCATTGGTCAAGTTCTCCAAAACAATACTGAATAATATGGGTATAGCAGGCATCTTCCCCATGTTTTTTATCTTAACTCAAATGATTCTGAAGTTTTAACATTAAATACTATCTTTATTGTAGATTTCTGATAGTAGCCTTTATCAGGTTAACAATATTTCTTCCTATTCCTAGTTTGCTAAGAGTTTATATCATTAATACATATTAAGTTTTTCTATAAGGTTTTCTCTTGTATCTAATAAGATGATCATGTTgaggttgtcttttttttcttactaatgtaataaattattttgattttttttgttgaatCACCCACATAATCTGGGGTAAATCACTTGACGCTGGTAtataattctcttctttttttaattgattttattggttaacaaaatacaggtttcagatgtccAATTCTATAGCATATCTCTGtgcactatattgtgtgttcaccccaagtcAATTAATTATTCATCTatcatgcttttaaaatttgctgCTACATTGATTTTCTAATATATTATTTAGTGTTATTTTGTGACATAGTAGCCatattatttacaattatttgtatacAATTATTTGAGTAGCTCTCCCTCTTCTATTTATTGAAATAGTTGTAGGGGTAGGGATTCTTTGTTCTTGAAGGTTTGGTAATGGTTATAGCCTCTGGATTAATTGCCTTTTTGAGGGGAGAATTTCTAGTACTATTtcaaaatggtaaaaatagtTCTTGCTTATTTGGATAATCTGTTGCTTCTGAAATAAATTttggtaaataatatttttattaatactttctgatatagatttttccagtttattGTTATAAAGTTGTTCAACTTACTCTCTTACATTCAAAAATTCTACTGTGTTTTTAGTCATCGCAtttcattcttaatattttttatttgtatttttctttgttttctccttgAACAGTCTTCCTCGAGGTTTGTGTTTAtctcatttctttgtattttagtcTTTTCCAAGAACCATATTTTGGTTGTATTGacttctatattgtttctttgctttctctttcaCTAAATTCTACTCTTgtattgtttacttttatttttttgttgttcagatTTTCTCTACTGTTCTGTTTTCAACTTCTCACATTGAATGGCGAACTTAACTATTTTCAGCCTACTTGTTTAGGTGAATTTTTTGGGTAACTTTAATTTGATAGTTTCAAACACAGAATAGTTGCAAGTGTAGTACAAAGAGTTTTTCCACATTCCTTACCCAAATGTACCAGTTACTTACATTTCGCCATTTGTTTTATCATTTGCAGTCATGTGTGCCTGTGTTTATATGGGTGTGTGCACACTAATTTTTGGCCGTTGATCTGTTACTTTCTgagacaaacattttaaaatctttggaGTCAtggttttgttagtttttttgtttgtttgttttttgtgtgattCTAATGGTTTGCTGAGTTGCATGTTATTAGGTGTGTGGAATTTCTTGTTAAATCTTCTTTTTGAAGTTTGCCTTAAATactattttgttgtgttttttgttgttgttgtttttttacagggacagagagagagtcagagagagggatagatagggacagacagacaggaacggagagagagatgagaagcatcaatcatcagttttttcgttgctaaatcttagttgttctttgattgctttctcatatgtgccttgactgcgggcctttagcagactgagtaaccccttgctggagccagcgaccttgggtccaagctggtgagcttttttttttgctcaagccaaatgagccctgcgctcaagctggcgacctcggggtctcgaacctgggtcctctgcatcccagtctgacactctatccactgtgccaccgcctggtcaggcttaaatactattttgaattattatagtattgtttcACTAGTTTCCTTTtggttaatatttaatattatttttctgtttttatcacattatatgcaaatttattttgttgttttgttttagggtGTTTCTTGTAAGCGGCATATAGCTGGACTTTGTTTTATTAACCCAGTTTGATAGTGACCCTCTTTTGTAGGTGAGTTGGATCCTTTTATATCATGATTACTGGTGCATTTGAATGTGTTTCCTCCATTTTATGATTTTTGCTCATcatcctttatctctctctcctgtcatcTTTTATATTGATTGaactttctatattttcttttattctgctgGTTTAGAAACTAttgatcatattttttttattgattatcctttagtatttcccttttttgaaaactttttttgatgtttttaaattGGCAAAGGTAGTACATACTTTTAACAAGTGTGATTattaaaagatatacaaatgaaatAATCATACACCCTGAAGGATTCATACCGATTTGCATTATATGTTGTTTATTAATTTCAagagaaatgacatttttattacatGGCCTTCTTACCTCGGAACCTTATATGTCTTTTCAATTATTCAGATCATATATTCTTACATTTTGtaacatatttttctcttaagtcttatatcttatttattttttattcctaattgtcttttggttttatttctattGTGAACAGAATATTTACATCCGTCTTTATCTTCAGGGCTTATGGCTCatgtagagaaaaaataaatgtcttcatttctgtttattcATCTCTCTTATTCAGCCATATCACACactcttattaattttagaaatttccCCCCTTTAGTGCCTTTGATTTTCTAGATATGCCATCATACCCCATTAACAAATAAGGATAGctgtattatttatcttttaataattatactagctatttcattttcttatactACATTACCTAGAATCACCAATATAATGTGTTATAATAATGGTAATAACAGgcatgtgtttatatttttaattttttatacatatataattaaatacaattttttctctcaaaatctAAAGTTACTTGATATTATATCCTTTCAAATAGGACAGGGAACTTTGCATGCCTATTCActtaaatatctcccattttaCCACTTTGGTTCACACATAAAGATGATTTTTATCAATAGCTATATAAATTTACCAACacactttttgagtttcttctttCCTTGGGACTtacttttattagttttagaCATATTTTGAGGTTTATCATTTGTACCTTGATGTCTATTTGTGCTGCATTCTAAATGACCCTCAAATCCATCCCCCAGTCAAGTAAGTCTTTTTAGGGAAGATGATAGAAATTTACCCTATTAgagttttttatttcagaaactgtattttttaatatatttttattagatatgtataacttttcttgtttcatttaatttagaaataaaatctaaaaaaaaaagtctttttcaaGTTTAGGCATTTTGATCTTTGATTTGTTTTGAAATCTCAGATTACAGATTGTGTTTGTCTTGACTAGGAGGTCCCTTCCATGTCTTTCTCATTGTCCCCCCTCACGTTTTTGCATCTGTTCCATCTTTGATCTGCAGacatatttatcttcttttttggTTGAAGCTCtatctttttaatattctctatTCATCTTTATGCTCACAGTACTTTGATTTTGGATCAGCAACCACTAGGCTGTAGAGTTGGCCCAGAGCTTGAATTTCcaatgatttctttattttttctttgagtaCTTGTTCTCTGTAATAACATACTCCATTGGTCTTTAACAAATCTGAATTCTTTAGTGCTGGGGTGGGAATTGTCTTGAatctaatatttcttaaaatagttGTAATCTTGCCTGTACGACTTAGAGATGCTTCTCTTATGCCAAAAAAATGTTATTGTAACAGCAATAGGTCTGGAAAGCCAGcactttttaaagctatttttaggAATCAAGGAAGATCCAAGGTCAGACACCTTTGCCCTGTTATCCCtctgcatttattattttagcaagaaaATACAATATTAGGAAGCATATAGGGTATAAATACGAGAGGAACCATCCAGATCCCCtaatccttctcttttgttgatatggtacttgtctggttttccttttttattatcactattatttttagtatatttattctCAAAAGCCCTGCTGTCTCTAAATACGTTGTGAGGTCTTTCACATGAAAAGACATGTTTTATGTGTCAGGATTTTCCATTGAAAGCAACAGAAACTTGATACCAACTAATTTATTCCAGGTTTTTCTCCTCATATGATATGGAGTAGGGTCTCTAGGGACGACTCAATTCCAAGACTCAGATGCACTTGAAAGAGTCCATTGTGTCCTTGACTTCTCTCTGTGTTGGACACATTCTTTCCCATTTGAGGAAACTTTTTCACATTGGTTCAGGAATGGCTGTGAGGCCTGGGGTATAGCTACAGGTTTAATTCAGAAAGActtaaaaaaactcaagaaaaagaGAGCCCTTTCATTCTAGCCCcagcttttaaatttaaaaccctAGGAAAAAAGCTTAGTTGGCCTAACTTAGGTCACTGAGTGTCTGCACAGACCACTGGTCGGGGTCCTGAGCCCTATTCCCATACATTCAGGTGGATGCGGGGCCATTATGATTGATATTCCCACTAGAAGTTTGTCACTAGAGGGTAATCCATCTCTGActaggaaaagagaggaagagatagcaCCAGACAAAAACAGATGTCTGGTTCATGTATATCATCTGAGTCCTAACTTCTTTATTCTTACAGACAGAAAGAGTTTACTTGCAAGTTTTCTTACCcaaggggagcagagagaagagcaaacCAATGTTCTTCTGCCGCCACTGGAGCATAGGGAAGATCATCGACTCTGCAGCCGCTTTGGCCAGTCTCAGAAACGACAATAACAAATCAACAGCCAAGGTGACAACTGGTTATAGCCACTTCCCTAGAAGCTTTAGGACATGCTGCACAAACACGTTTATTTATTACTGATGCTTTATTTCCCTCAACAGAAGTTAAGGTTGTGCCACATGACTTCAGGAGAAGCACTGCCCTTGGATCATACACTGGAAGCCTGGATTGCTAGGGAGGACTGTTCTTTATATAATGGTGGACATATTATCTTGGAATATCTTGATGAGgaagaacagtttttaaaaaatgttgattcTTACTTGGAATAATCATTCTAGGATTCAATTCAATAATCATAAAGAAAATTCCATAtgatgtcagtttcttttactacAAATAcgatacatatttttatttttaaaagttcgtCTAAAATTTTTTCccgacacagtggataaaacattcatctggaacactgaggtcactggttcaaagccccaggattgcctggtcaaggcacacatgggaagcaaatatgggttgatgcttctgaCTCctcctatccctctttctgtatctctaaaatgaataaataaaatctttaaaataatttttgccaTTATGTCATAATGTTCATTATCAGTTTTctataaattgttttttgttttaaagtttagcTATTAATCTACAGTTATTATCACATTAttgtatttagtttttattaagcTGTGCTATAGTAACAAAATAAAGGTATAGTTCTCCTTGGGTTGCTGTGAGCTGCCCCATGTCATCTTTACTCCAGGGTCTACACCAAAGGCTCAGATATCCCTCTCGGGACATTGCCTTTCTTatggcagaggaagagagagctggTTCTTGGAAGATACACGTATCACTTTTGCTTTAAGCAGATGACATGGCCCAGTATACTAGCCCCTTGGTGCCAGGAAGCATAGCTTTACCATATGCCTTTGTTGTGATGTACATCGATGTGTGTGCATGAATCAGGCTCTTAGAGAAGGTTCCCTTCACTCTTCAGTTTTTGGATAAGGAACCTTGGGCCCAGGAAGGAGAAATGGTTTTCTTGGTGATCTCTAACTGCTTTAGGGCTTATCTCTGAGAAAGGTTCTCTTCTAAGGATCCCTACCTGCTCTTGTTGGTAGGGATGCATTACACTTGGGAAAGCAGAGGAGTGGCACCGCCTCATTACAGTCTGTATATACCAAAGCAAGCCCATGCCAGAGGGTCTGCATTTACCAGCATGTAAAGGTTAGTGCTTCTGCCTGATGTACCCCATCCTCAGCAAAGACTATTGTATAGAAAGAATAGAAATGATTTCTGGGTGTTCTTTGTCCCTTCTCTATTTTAACTGTCATGGGCACGTATAGTGGCTTTAgactttattaaagaaataaacttgGAATGCTCAtgtctcattttctttatattattttcatgcaAAGAGTGGAGATAGCTTCCAACTTATATCAGCTGCTTCTACATTCATTTATTAGTGTAGTTATTCAGGTACCTACTTGGTGTAAGGATTTGATCCTAACTGCCATGGTGACTATAATACAAAGCAGTGTGGCAAGTACCAAGTGAATAGCTGGGTAGCAAGTATCGCTGGGCTCTGGCTGCTCTTTCCTCACAAACTGCAACCAAAAGTATAAAGAACCCttaagcaaaagcagtactgataGGAAAGTtcttagcattacaggcatacagaagctagaaaaagctcaaataaacttaaccctgcatctaaaagaactagaaaaataacagcaagtaaagcccagaggaagtagaaggaagggaataataaagatcagagcagaaataaatgacatagaggctaaagaaacaatacagaggatcaatgaaacaaggagatggttctttgaaaaggtaaacaagatcgatgaacctttaatcagactcaccaagaaataaagagaggactcaaataaataatattagaaatgagagtggagaaataacaactgacacaacagaaatacaaaggattgtaagaaaatactatgaagagctgTGTGCCAaagaattagacaacctagatgaaatggacaaattccttgaacatataatattttaaaaatcaatctggaataatcagaaaacttaaacacaccgattacaacaaatgagatagaaacagttatcaaaaaactcccaacaaacaaaagcccgggcccgatggcttcacaatgaattctactaaatattcaaagaagaactaactaatacccttctcaaactatttcagaaaattcaagaggaaggaagacttccaagctccttttatgaggtgagcataattctgattccaaaaccaggcaaagacaacataaaaaaagaaaattataggccaatatccctgatgaatctagatgctaaaatcctcaacaaaatattagccaaccagatccagcaatatatgaaaaaaattatacaccatgatcaagtgggatttattctggggaggcaaggctggtacaatatttgcaaatcaatcaatgtgattcatcacataaacaaaaggaaagagaagaccacatgataatttcaatagatgcagaaaaagcatttgataaaatccagcactcattcatgatcaaaactctcggcaaagtgggaatacagggaacatacctcaacatgataaaggccatctatgacaaacccacagccaacatcatactcaatgagcaaaaattaaaagcaatccccttaagatcaggaataaagcaggggtgtcccctttcaccactcttattcaacatagtcctggaagacgtagccacagcaatcagacaagaagaagaaataaaaggcatccaaattggaaaagaagaagtaaaactattattatttgcagatgatatgatgttgtatatagaaaaccctaaagtctcagtcaaaaaactactggacctgataaatgaattcagcaaggtggcaggatataaaattaatattcagaaatcagaggcatttttatacaccaacaataaactgtctgaaagataaattaaggaaacaatcaccttcactattgcgaacaaaaaaataaagtacctaggagtaaatttaaccaaggagattaaagatttttactcggaaaattataaaacattgataaaagaaatcaaggaagatacaaacaagtggaagcatataccatgttcatggttaggaagaatagacatctttaaaatgtctatattacctaaagcaatttataaattcaatgcaataccaattaaaataccaatgacatacttcaaagatatagaacacatattccaaaaatttatatggaaccaaaggagaacacaaatagcctcagcaatcttgtaaaggaagaataaagcaggaggtatcactcttctggatatcaagttatattataaggccattgtactcaaaacagcctggtactggcataagaacaggcatatagatcaatggaacagaacagagaacccagaaataaacccacatctttatggacaactgatatttgacaaggaaataagagcatacaatggagtaaagacagcctcttcaagaaatggtgttgggaaaattggacagctacctgcaaaaaaatgaaattagaccaccaacttacagcattcacaaaaataaacacagaatgggccctggacggttggttcagt
It includes:
- the ZFAND1 gene encoding AN1-type zinc finger protein 1; translation: MAELDIGQHCQVEHCRQRDFLPFVCDDCSGIFCLEHRSRESHSCPGGTVIKERLKSDTHASHLCSFKGCAEKELVPVMCPYCEKNFCLRHRHQSDHECEKLELPKPRMAATQKLVKDIIESKTEETASKRRKGAKNSATAMKVALMRLKMHAEGDKSLPQTERVYLQVFLPKGSREKSKPMFFCRHWSIGKIIDSAAALASLRNDNNKSTAKKLRLCHMTSGEALPLDHTLEAWIAREDCSLYNGGHIILEYLDEEEQFLKNVDSYLE